The genomic segment CCTGGAAGAAGAAGGATTCCAGCCCCTGCTGCCTCCCGAGGACCATGATTTCAATTTCTCCTGCAATATCGCCGATCAGATCGCCGATGCAACCCCCTCTTCCTTCGGGTACGATGCCGACGGCAACCTGACCTCTGCCCCCGGATGGGCAGCTGATTACGATGCCGGCAATCGGCTGGTGGAACTGACCCGGGGCAATGTCAAACGGCGCTACCTTTACAATAGCCTCGGTCACCGTGTCCGGACCGTAACCGCTGACAGCACGCTGCACCGCTACTACGACCCGGTGGGCAACCTGATGTTCGAGGCCTGTGAGGGCGAAGCCCCGCGTTTTTACCTCTACTGCCATTGCCGCCCGGTAGCGATGGTGGATAAAGAGGGCGCAAATTTCTTCTATCACTATGACCAGGGCGGTAATACCCTTGCTCTGACTGCAGAGGACGGCACCGTTGCCACCTCTTATGCCTACTCGCCTTTCGGTCGATGCATCAAGAGTGGTGAAATAATTGACAATCCCTTCACCTTCTGCGGTGCCTCGGGGGTAATCGACGAGGAAGAAGGCCTTTACTTCATGAAGAAACGCTTCTATTCAGCGCCATGGGGCCGCTTCGTGCAGAAGGACCCGCTGGGCCTGGAAGGCGGAATCAACTCCTACGCCTACGCTGCCAACAATCCCCTGACATATATTGATCCGGATGGGGCCCTGGTGGCAGAAGCCTGGCTGGCCTGGAAGACTGTCGGGGCAATCGTGGGGGTGGTAACACTGACCGCAGCTGCAGCAAAAACTGCCTATAACGCTTACAAATCCGGTTCCTCCCTTTCCAAGGAATCGGATGCCGTCAGCAAGGCAAACAAACTTTACAAAGAATACCAGGATGTCTGCAAGAAACACGGACAATTTGGTGGCTTGAAAGAAAAAGAGATTGCTTACTGGAAATATGAACAGGCCTACAAGGAGGTTGTAAAATATCACAACCGCATGACCGAAGGCGCCAAGGGAACGGTTGAAGGGGTCGTTGATGTCGGAGTCAATCTGGTAACCCCGGATGCTCTGAATCTTCCCATCGTGATCTATGAAGCCACCAGCAAGAAACAGGAGGGGCCCTACCCCGGTGATCCTCGCAATCCCTGCGGAAATCACATCCCCGGTATCGTCCGCAAGGAACCGCGATTGCACTACTGATGTGGTGATATCCTGTTAGATGGGTTCCCCTTGAGGGAAGACAGGGGGAAACAGAGGCTCGGGGGTGAAAATCCCCGGGCCATTACCACCGCCGATGCCTACGGTAGGTTGGTCGAAACCGGCATCGACGGCGAAAATAAAAACCCGCAGGTTTTGAAAAGGAGCATGGGAATGATGAAAAAGGAAATCAAGATTACCTACACGTATGATCCTTTGAACCGGCTCAAGGCCGTCGCCCGCGACGGAGAAACGAGTAAACATTATGGTTATGATCCGGCCGGCAACCTGATCACCATCTCTCCCGAATTGTCAGAAAAGAACAAGGAAACCCTTGCCGGAAAGGAAAATGATAACGGCAAGGAAAAAGAACCGGCATCTGGCACACCGGAGATGCGCTTCGCGGCCATGGAAGAAGAATACGAACGCCTGAACCTCCTGGCCCAGGCCGGTTCAATATCCCTGGAACAGTTCCAGGAGGGAGTAAATCAGTTGCGCTTTCAGGATGTCGGGGAAACGTGGTGGCAGATGAATGCTGATGGCACCTGGCTGAAATGGGATGGCAAGGCATGGGTAAAGGCTGAACCGACCTCTGAATAGTTCCGCGGGCGCCTGACCCCGCTCATGTAAAAACCTTTCAAGGAGAGAAAAACATGTACTGTCGTCATTGTGGTGCCAGACTGCCGCCGGAATACAAATTTTGCCCGGCCTGCGGCAAGGAAACCGCGGCCCGGCTTGACAACCCGGAAACGGGGCCAACCGACGTCCCCGTTCCTCCTCCGCCATCTCGATCTGACGAATCGGTTTCAGCGTATGAAGTGCAGGCGCAGGTGAACCCGACAGATGATAATTTGCCGGGAAGAATCGATTGGACCATCTCGGTGCCGATCTTCCGCAATCCACTTATCATGAAACAGCTGGGATTGGCTATCGGGATTCCGGCGGCCCTGGTGGTGATTTTGCTGCTCTTTCTGACAGGCCGGGATATCTACACCTTCTATGCCATGGGGCTTATCGTCGCGCTTCTCTTCTTTACCTGGCTCTTCATCACGCTGGTTTACCGGGGCAGATACGATGCTGAATTTGTCCTTGATGGAAAAGGGGCACTCTGCCAGACACAATCCGGACAGGCCCAAAAAAACCGGATTGTCAACACACTTGCGGTTCTGTTTGGCTTCCTTTCCGGCAAACCTGCCACGGCCGGCGCGGGGATGCTGGCAGCAGCCAGGCAAAGGGTGCTTCTGAGGTGGGAACGCCTGACAAAAATAAAATACTATCCTCGCAGTCATATCATCTTGCTGCGAAGCGGCCTGATGGAAAATATCGCTCTGTTCTGCACCCGTGACAACTACCCCATGGTCGAGCAATTTGTGCTGGAAAAGACAAAACATTTGAGAACCGATTGAATGGGAACTGATAGTAGTTTCGGCAAGGATCGATTCATTTTTTGTAAAGTATATCTCGCCTCGACAGAATAGCCGCCGATGCAGGAAGGCGAAATTTCCTGTAACAAAATGTTGGAATATCGCCCTGAATGACTGTATAAAGAAATCTGTGATCCTGTAAAGTGATGAAAGCTAAATTGGGCAGAGGCCCGCAGAAATTTACCCATCATCGGGACAAAGGAAAGGAAGAATATCTCATCAGCAAACCCATTGCCTACCTGCTGCTACTTTTTCTTGTACCGGCTGTGTTCCTGCCGGGTTGCAAGGATCCGGGCAACAAAGAATATTTTGCGGAATATCCGGAGGAATTGCTAGGTTCGTTTGCCGGCCCGGCCGGAACCCTGTATTTTTACCCGGACGAAAAAGTTCTGGTAAATCTGTCAGATGAATACCTGTATCTTCTGGAAGGAAAAGAAAACAATCAGATTTACGGATACGTATTTATCAGGGGCAATGAGAAAACGTTTTATTACGAAAGTGAGGCTTTCTATCTCCATGATGGTAAAGACACCTTTGCCATGATAAATTCTACCGCCGATAAAGATAAGATTATTTTCATTCTTGGAAACGGGGAAAAAGCATTATTTGAGCGTCGATCCGACCAACGGTAGCAACAGGGGCACGACAGAGCCAATCGAAAAAAAGAAAATGGATGGGATCAAAATGTATTTCGCAAGGCAAAAAAACAGATTGATATGGGTCTGAGTGCTGTGTTTTTCACTGGTGGCCATACTGGCCTTGGCAGGCTGCAACAGGGAGGGAAAGCAGAGCAGTCCCGGGGAGCAGGGCGACATTCCGGGGGCCGAGAAGACGGAAGACCGGGTATACGGGATCGGCGAAGCAGCCCGAACCGATAAACTGGAAATTACGGTTACCGATCAAATGAAAACCAGATGGAGAAGATAAACAACGAGTGCTGCTACGCCATGGCAACATTCCATAACAGGATAGCTATCGCATCGGTATCGCCAGCGGGCTTTACACCGGCTGAAAGAATGGGGCTTGCCCGGCCTGGCAACAAATATCAGTCCAGTGATTCAGGTCTTTATTCCTGGCAACATTTTTTTCTGGAGCAAACATAATTTCCCCGCAATCTGGATAGGTCGTGCCCTTCCCGGGTCAACAGTTTTTCCCTCAAATAACCCGCCCCGCTTCTGCATATCCCCAGGCCCCTTCGTGGAAGGACCCTGTAGGTAGGCAAAAAGTAAGAAACAGGGTTCCGGGCAATGGCATTCCCCACTGCCTGAGCTGCCCCGGGCTTTCCAAGCATGTCGGCAATACCTTTGTAGGTGGTGATCTGCCCGGGCTCCAAACTACCAACGATTTCAAAAACGTCTTGCTGGAACTTTGTAAAAGATGTCAGGTCAAGGGGCATCTCATGCTTGCCTGTCATCAAAAAGTTGCGGGTTTCCTTTATAATTAATTTTTCAATATGGCCCCGAGCTTGTTTTTCATCGAAAGCCTTCAAATCTATACAATGAAAACCAGGTTTCCTTTTCAAAGATAGACTTTTTAAACCGATAGTGGAAGCCGTGAAACAGAGAGTTTCCGTCTCCAGAAAATTGATCATTTCTTCCAAGTTCATCGCCGCATGAAATCTTCCTTTCCCGGCAGGTAACAGCCACATTCAATGCCTATTATCCCCCTTTAAACAAACCTTAACACGAAGGCGTTCATGAGGAACAAAGTTCTGCATCACCTTTTACAGCTTTCCTTTAAAGCCTGGAGCAACGGCTGGGAATTCAGCCCCCAATCCCGATAACCCTTCTCTATAATCTGGTAGTATTCCGTGCTCGGTTCCCCACACCCCTTGGTAGTCATCACATAAATAAACGCCCGGTGGGATTTACCGAGGTCATCTTCTACCACCACATCCAACCTGTCGTAGGTGTTGGGATACCCTTCGTAGAGATCAAGAGATTCAATGTCCTTTTGAGAAACGGAATAAAGCGCACCCCAAACTTCCGAACCTTCGTCTTCCAGGACGTCGGCCACCCGATTGAAGTTCAGCCGATAACCTTCAAGCCTGGCCTTGGTCACCGGTATAGAATCTGGACAACGATTTTTCATCTGCTCCCGATAGAGATTGCTGCCGTAAGCAAAGTAATACACAAAATAACCCCCTTCAGTTAACCCGGGTTTTGTAAACCACTACGACTTTTAAGATTTAAAAAAACCTTAAAACAACCGCCCCAAGACCTTATGACTTGCGACACAACAAGCTGGCCCTAGTAGTGTCCGGTATACTGGTGTAAATTCAGGTTGCAGTTTTGTAGGGGATAGCAGGAAAGACCACCGTCCCTCTGGTAACAAGAACTTGTACCCAAAACAACCAAACCGGAAACAACCCGCCCGATTTCCGTGTATGGAAAATAAAACCCGGTGGTTGAGATTCCCTGCGCGCCCGAAAAGGTGCCCCCTTGAGCAAAAGCACCTCTTCCCGGTGGTGTCTTCTGCCCCCGTTCTGTTCAACGGGTACGTAAAACCGGCAGCGGCTATCGCTTGCTGCCGTTTTCTCAGGCCATGATCTGGCTGATGACATCCTTGATATCCTGCTCATTAAATATCTTCGGGACGGGATACCAGGGATTGCCCTCTTTAAGCGCCCAGGCAACCATCTGCGGGATATCTTCACGCCGGATCATATCAAATTTTTCCGGTATATCCATGGCCCGGTTGAGCCTTTTTATCTCTTCAATGAACGCCTGCGCTTTTTCCGCCTCGCTCTTGCCGTCCAGATCCAGTCCGACTGCCTCCGCCAGACGCGCCAGCTGCGGATAGATCGCCGAACCGTTGTGCTCCAGCACATAGGGTAGTATCACTGCATTGGCCAGCCCGTGGGGCACATTATAGAGACCGCCCAGAGTATGGGCGATGCAATGGGCATAGTTCAGGCCGCTCCGGGTAAGAGCATAGCCGGCATAGTACGAGGCCAGCAGCATATTCTGGCGGGCATCCAGATTCTGACCATCGTGGTAGGCCTTTTCGACATTAGCCGCGATCAGCTTGACCGC from the Bacillota bacterium genome contains:
- a CDS encoding MGMT family protein is translated as MWLLPAGKGRFHAAMNLEEMINFLETETLCFTASTIGLKSLSLKRKPGFHCIDLKAFDEKQARGHIEKLIIKETRNFLMTGKHEMPLDLTSFTKFQQDVFEIVGSLEPGQITTYKGIADMLGKPGAAQAVGNAIARNPVSYFLPTYRVLPRRGLGICRSGAGYLREKLLTREGHDLSRLRGNYVCSRKKCCQE
- a CDS encoding gamma-glutamylcyclotransferase, which translates into the protein MYYFAYGSNLYREQMKNRCPDSIPVTKARLEGYRLNFNRVADVLEDEGSEVWGALYSVSQKDIESLDLYEGYPNTYDRLDVVVEDDLGKSHRAFIYVMTTKGCGEPSTEYYQIIEKGYRDWGLNSQPLLQALKESCKR
- a CDS encoding zinc ribbon domain-containing protein encodes the protein MYCRHCGARLPPEYKFCPACGKETAARLDNPETGPTDVPVPPPPSRSDESVSAYEVQAQVNPTDDNLPGRIDWTISVPIFRNPLIMKQLGLAIGIPAALVVILLLFLTGRDIYTFYAMGLIVALLFFTWLFITLVYRGRYDAEFVLDGKGALCQTQSGQAQKNRIVNTLAVLFGFLSGKPATAGAGMLAAARQRVLLRWERLTKIKYYPRSHIILLRSGLMENIALFCTRDNYPMVEQFVLEKTKHLRTD
- a CDS encoding RHS repeat protein, which produces MREDRGKQRLGGENPRAITTADAYGRLVETGIDGENKNPQVLKRSMGMMKKEIKITYTYDPLNRLKAVARDGETSKHYGYDPAGNLITISPELSEKNKETLAGKENDNGKEKEPASGTPEMRFAAMEEEYERLNLLAQAGSISLEQFQEGVNQLRFQDVGETWWQMNADGTWLKWDGKAWVKAEPTSE